In Saccharomyces paradoxus chromosome IV, complete sequence, the DNA window CTACTATTTGCCATCTTATTATATACATCATTGGGAATTACTCCGTTTTCAGGTTGTCGTATTAGTGATGAATTACAATTTAGTTGGGATAGCGAGCTTTTTTCGGATGAATCTGAATTATATTGTACTGATGAACTATCAAAGGAGACGCTTCTCGTTTGTAAATTCGGTGTTATCAAGTATTTGGGCTCCCACTTTTCAGAGCCTTCCCCTGATTTAGTTTGGTATCGAAAATCAAAAGCAGTCTTATTTAATTTGTGTTTCAGTTCATTCTCTACCACATGAGAATTAGTTAGAACCGGCAGTAGCGTCTGGTACTTTCTTTCCGGGTTTATCtcaacattttcttcatccgGCATTCTATCAAATGCTGAGATCCCAGGCAGTACGGGCATTATAGAAACATTAACGTTACTATAGTTATGTGGGTAAAACATTGTTTAAAAGTTTGAGAGAGACAGTAATATGCTGATCGAGGGACAATCCAAGAAGGATAAAcggtaaaaaaatttgaatttgtaGGAATTACTGTACAATGGTGTTTTGAGGAATCGTTtatgatattattattttttcactttcaaaagCTGCAGAATTCTCTTATagcatcaaaaaaatgtaaacaAGGTAGAGGGGTTTGTACATTTTAGTGAAACGATGACaaccaaattttttaatttggGTTTGGAAAGTTCTCTTCCTTATATATGGGTAAACGGAAAAGGAGCCTGCAGTCAGATTGTGAAAGGTGACACTGCCAAGAGAAtaattaaaagaaaaaacaccCCAAACACCCTGACCGGCGGCGAAGCCCCTCTGTACGTTCAACGCGTTTCGTTTCACACTTAAGGGTCCTCAAGAGGCCATAGTCTTTTACCGATAAGAAAAATCTAGACCCAATGATTCtttcccttcttttccGGTGCGGCCTTTTCATTgtcaaagagaaaaagcaTTTCTTGGCTTTCCCTGAGGGTGCTGACCGCACCAAGCCAGTACtgattttttgcttttttcctattttaGAAAACAGAGTTTTTGCAGTCTCAGACGTTTCAACGACAAATATGTAGAAAATCAACTTAgaagtagaaaaaaaaaaactaacaACTCTTCTGATTAGGGTGATTTAGGGGCACTATGtaaagacaaaaaatgTGAAGGCAAAAGACACACACCGCCTCAATTGAAAAGGCTTATCTTCCGGAGGTTAActtttcttaaattttatttcttttttttaaaaaagaactagAAGCTGGCTACAGAAATAAGCTACGGTTCGTGTAGATTACTTTTTCGAACGAGGAGCAAGAagaggaaattttttcttgtttgcCGCAAAGTTCGTATATTTCAGTATTCTTTCTCTCCAAGGGTTCGTGACGTGGAATGCCAGCTTGCATTTTTTGCGCTTGGCGTTCTAAGTCCCTGTGCCCATCTGAAACTATTCGTACATAATACTTAGTAGACACGTAACATCATCTACCGTACATACGACGGGTAGCCAGATTTTGCCGGATTGACGGGGAAAAGACGGAAATGAGCCCATACGTAATGGTGCGATTTCAATTCCTacttttctatttctgGAGAAAATTACTCCAAGGTGGGGAGGGGGGAGGTTAGACTAGTCGCTGTATGATGTGGCACCAAATGGAACGAGGCGCGGCTCTTTTGCCTTATCTCAATGAACAAGTGCGAACTATCTTGCCTGGCAAAGTCTTTTCTCCACATGCAATGATGTGTATACATAGACACAACgctttgtttttctttgtaaatAGCTTTTGGTGGCTGACTTTGGACATGAAGCATAGGCGCAGCTTTGCCAAGAGGTACTCACTTAAATTAACAGTACATACATCTTGGTGTTTGCTACCGGGGTATTGGACTCTAGAAGTAGTTAACCGGTGACGTCAGCTCGAAGCTTTTCTATAAGCtataaaaatacaaatcCTACTCGATTGTCTAATAATAACTAGGTTTTCAACATTGTCATTAAAATAGGCAATTATTTAGGGAACTATCGTCACGCAATTATTTTAACGAAATCGAAAATCGTTTTAGAGGTTTATTTGACAGGTCATATTGTAGGATTGATTGGAAGATAAGCCCTACCTTTGCTAACCCTTATTTCTAGACTGATACCGAACCCAGGCTATGAGTTGTATAAGAATAATCAATGCAATGGCGTTCATTTCCGATTTAATTGCACGATTGTGTAAGAAATAATTTAAAAGAGTGAAAACTTCGAAACCTTGTAACCGCAAGAGTGCGATCTCGAAACACCGACATGCTAGATAAGGATCACACTATCTTTCCTTCAGAAGTCTTTGTCTCATTTACGACGTAGAAACTGTACCGCTGTAGAGGATGAATTGAATCAATAAAGATGTTgtttgaacaaaaaagaaacgaagGCGGGATGAAATTGCCGGCAGGAAATCATCTTCCCAGCTAAGCAAAACACCAAATAGGAATTCAGATGCAATCTATTATGACACGTAAACCTTTCCATATCATACGTAAGAAATGATTCGTATTTTTGAGGCGTTCGACATCTCGTATCCGCGACAGAAAGCGGGATCGATCATCCAAGACCACCTGGCaagttgaagaatttgCATAAATTTGTAGCAACACCTTTCCAAGGCCACTGATTCTGCAAAACGTGCCTCTAACCTAGAATTTTAGTAACgtaaaaaatatttacgTCCATATATAATCTTCTCCCAGCAGCGATTTTAACATGGCGATTTTAACATGGCGATTTTATAGCGATAGTTGCCTCAGCATTGGAAAACCGTAGAAGTATGCCTTATTGTAGAAAGTTATGAACAACCGGATCTTGCGgtcatttttcttttcaagaaagTGCAAGTCCGCCACTTCCAAAAGAGCATAGCCTTGCCTTGCCCTGTTGATATTTCTCTCCACCACAATCGTTGCATTCGcgttcttttcaacaatacATTTTATCACCGAGCCTGCAAATCCTCTAGAGTTTCGTCCGCTCGTACACTGTTGGGAGAAACAATACGCCTAATTCGTGATTAAGATTCTTCAGAACAATTGCTGCGGGGTTTTCAATGTGTGTTGAACGGTTCGCAGcgtaaaaaaaagttaccATAGGCACGgtatttcaattttcaattgtttAGAAAGTGCCTTCACACCATTAGCCCCCTGAGATTACTGTCACAGGCACTTTATATCGAGTTCCTGCCAGATTTCTTAGTTGAAAGAGCACAACAAGTCTTTCACAGTGGCTCCGCAgcccttcttcttttaaacGAGTCGCAGGAACAGAAtccaaatttcaaagaacGCTACGCTTTCGCCTTTTCTGGCTTCTCCCACCAATAATGCCCCAGCTTGAACCAAGCACAAGACTGCAACCAAAGAGCTGACAACCCATAGATAAAGCTTGATTTGTCCATTGTTCTCGTTTCGAAAAGGCTATATAAGGACACggattttcctttttttccgcCTAttgtctttctttgttaAGCTTTTATTCTCCAgctttttttggaaagCATATTGATAGCTTTCTTCTCACAAGTCGAACAAAAGAAACCAATTTCGAACACCACAAAACACACATATAAAGATGCCTGCCCCTCAAGATCCAAGGAATCTTCCAATCAGACAACAAATGGAAGCTCTTATCCGTCGTAAACAAGCGGAAATCACGCAAGGTTTGGAATCTATCGATACAGTTAAGTTCCATGCTGATACTTGGACCCGTGGTAACgatggtggtggtggtacTTCTATGGTTATTCAGAACGGTACTACTTTCGAAAAAGGTGGTGTTAATGTGTCCGTTGTTTACGGCCAATTGAGCCCAGCAGCCGTTTCAGCCATGAAGGCGGATCACAAGAACCTAAGTCTACCAGAAGACCCAAAGACTGGTTTACCAGTTACCGACGGTGTCAAATTCTTTGCTTGTGGTTTAAGTATGGTTATTCACCCTGTTAACCCACACGCTCCAACCACACACTTGAACTACCGTTACTTTGAAACCTGGAACCAAGACGGAACTCCACAAACTTGGTGGTttggtggtggtgctgATTTGACGCCTTCCTACTTATACGAAGAAGATGGTCAACTATTCCATCAATTGCACAAAGATGCCTTGGATAAGCACGACACTGCTTTGTACCCAcgtttcaaaaaatggtgTGATGAGTACTTCTACATTACCCACCGTAAGGAAACTCGTGGTATTGGTGGTATCTTCTTTGACGATTATGATGAGCGTGATCCACAAGAAATATTGAAGATGGTTGAAGATTGTTTCGATGCCTTCTTACCATCTTACTTAACCATTGTTAAGAGAAGAAAGGATATGCCATATacaaaggaagaacaaCAATGGCAAGCCATTAGACGTGGTAGATACGTTGAATTCAACTTAATCTACGACAGAGGTACTCAATTCGGTTTAAGAACCCCAGGCTCTAGAGTTGAATCAATTTTGATGAGTTTACCTGAACATGCCTCCTGGTTATACAACCACCACCCTGCTCCTGGTTCCAGAGAAGCTAAGTTACTAGAGGTTACCACCAAACCAAGGGAGTGGGTTAAATAGTTCAGGGTTTTCAACAAAACGATTTTATGATCTgaatgacgatgatgatttgaTTATTTCGACCACTtatttatacattttttttatttattagaCCTCCTTTACataattcttcaaattcaattgaTACAGAATCTTTATTCTTGAAAGCTTAAATTTATTGCATTTTATTTATGGTACGTGTCCACAGTGCGTGCAGAATCAACAAATTTCTATCATTACTTATTGctccaaaaatttggaaatagCCTCTATTTTACACGTGCGCTCAGTTCAATCAGATCCAAAGATATTCTTGTTACCGCTTTTATCCTTGGAAGGTCCATCTTATATTCAAGGAtttattaattttctttccatctATGACCACAGTTCACACACTTATAAAAGGTAGTCATCGGTTCATCAGCTGACCTGATTTGTAATTGAAAGAAGTAAGCGCTCTCACCACCACAAGTATCATAATTAGGACATTGGGTTTTGGTTTGATCCACATTGTCCCAACCACCACCAAGAACATCATCAACTTCCTTTCTTGGCAGTTTCTTCCTATCATAGATTTCTATACCTTCTATAGGAAACTCATATGGACATGAACGGCATGCCAATGTATATACACCGCTATCGCCACTCGTTATTAGTAGCATATTGTTACACGAAGGACAAAACGAAAGCATCCTAAACTTTGTTTTCTACGCTTTATCTATGAATGCGAACTCTTCTGGTTATATAGTCATATAATGTATGCGTTTACCAGAAAAACGCTTCCCGATTATGCTTTTGGACAAAATTTTCCTACTGTTCCTTTTGAACTAGAAtcaaattttatttttatcatctttGCCAAATAATTATGGATGcccaaaaatttcatctgccgtattttttttattttcccgTCCATTTgcacaaatttttttttttcaatattcgGTGGTATCTGAAAATGTTAATAGGAATGGCGCTAAGAAACTTTCTTCGCTGCCGGATGCTATGACATGCCTAATCAAATGGTTAAGGACGTCGAGTAAAATGATTCGGTCCGGTCAACAGATTTCATGCTTGTGTTGCTTCATTTATgaatataatatacaaatatataaaatgcTATCTATTGTGGACTAACACCAAAACTTGTAGATTCTGAAGAATATTGAAGAGTTTTTTagtctttctttgttttcttcgtCCTCTTGCCTCATTATTTCAGGATCGTAAACTCTTCTATGGAAATCCAAGTCAATTTTATCCAGTGGGTTTAAAAAGGTGAAATCTCTCTTGTAAACCATATACCCAACATACATGAATATCCATAGCGGGGCAGCCAAATAACTTTCGAAGAATGCTTGAGCATCACACTTGCCGCCATTGCCTAGTGGAGACAGTGCTACCCAAAACTGGGCCATAAAGACaagaatattgaaaaaaactcCATAGTATGAACCCCATATACCGGTATTGGCCTTATAGCCAACTTCATCAAGTGACCTTCCTTGAACTTTCATGGCTCTCCTGAAACGAATGTGTGAAAGCATAATACCGGACCATGTGAAAAGTTCACTCAACCCTGCAATAGCTGCCAACCATGTGAACGCTTGCTCTTCTTGTGGAGAGCAGGCGACGAAGCCAATGACACCAACAAGAGAGCACACCACTAAGGCTCGTAAAGGTCTTCCCTCTCTGTCAATAtagttcaaaaattttggagCATAGCCCTGTTGAGCCAAGGAACACATTAATCTTGGTGCAGCATAGAGAGCAGAATTTGCAACAGAAATGACCGATATCAAAATAACTGCATTAATGATATGGGGCACGACCCTAACTTTGTGAATAGAGGCTGCCAAGACATATGGTGAAGCATGCGTCGCTGACCCTCCAGAGCCCATCAACTGGTCGTTATTGTGAGGAACGTTGAAGCCGATTAGTATCATTGTCAACAAATAAATGATTAGGATACGATACACACTTCTTTTGGCAGCCACAGGAGTGGATTTTCTAGGGTTGGACTGCTCGTTGATggaaagaacaaataatTCAATACCACCGAAGGAGAAATATGCAGTCACAAGAATGAAACATATACCTTTGAAACGAGTAGCACCGTTACCGTCTGCAAATGAACCAGGGTCGCGCCAATATTTACCGCCAATATAGCCGTCCACACCAGCCCCCCCACAATTGATAACGACTGATAAAATGATAAAGCCTGCAACCATCAGAATCTTACAAGAATTAAAGATGAATTCCGTTTCACCATATGCCTTGACGCCAAAAAAGTGgataaacaataaaaaaacataaaagaTGACAATGAATACATCGGCATTGATTGTGTCGTTCCAGTACTTGACGGTCATGGAAGAAGTAATCAATTCTAACGGTAGCACAGTTAACCACTGAATGCAAAATAACCAAGTAGTGGCAAACCCAAATGActttgaaataaaaatggaattgTATGCGTTAAAGTTACCTGGAAGCGTTGGATAAGTGACGCCCATTTCACCAGCCGCTTGGACCATAAAATACGTGACGAACGAGACCATAACGTAGCCGATGACCAAAGAACCTGGGCCAGCAAGACTCAAACCCTTGGCGTTGGCAACCAGAAGACCTGTTCCTATCCCTGTACCTAGAGACATCATCACGACATGTCTAGATTTCATTGACTTTTTCAGATGGTTGTTGGATTTCATCGACCTGGTACCATCCTCTAAGTCATTGTCTTCTTCTAAACGTTGGCTTTCGGCTCTTCTGAATGAATTGACAAATCTGTGAACCAACCCATCGCGAGATTCCTCAGAATGCTCCTTAACTTCCGGGGTTAATGAAGCTGTGGTTGATGTATTGAAGTTATTATATAAAGCCGAGTCTGTTACTTCGAACTCGGCagttttttccattttagAAGACGTTACTATAGGATCTGGCATTGTCctaaaggaaagaaagtATTTAGAAATAATATCTAACTTCGCAAATCCATCAATAGTAACCACGCCAATTACAACGTAGTTTCTAATGCCCGATTTTTCCGATTACCACTAGAAAAcgcaagaagaaaatatacatTGCATCTGCTAAATGAATGTTACTGCTAATATATCTGTcctttaatgaaaaaagacagGATCAACAGAGACACCAGGAAAGGGCAATCatggtaaaaaaaactgtGTGAACCTGGGGATGTTAGCTGAACTACTTGCAGCGGAAATGACCGCATATTTTACTGTCATgcttctttgaagaaaaaggagcCTTTTGGATGGGGCTTTCGTTAATCGCAGCTCGAGGATCAGCTAGTGAAATATAGCAGGGCCTTTCTCGAGGAGCCGCACGTACGGCTATATAAAAGGTGTCTTTCCAACTCAGCGAGATTTGTCGGccggaaaaaaaaagcacgCATCCGGCAAGGAAAGGACGCTAGTAAGCCTAATGCAGAAGAAGGAAAGGACACGAAGAAGGTGCTACgagaaggaaaataaaactcAATGGGACGGAACGGCAGCATTTTAGAGTATAATTTTGGATCCGTCCATAATAACGTACATAACTTAGTACGGGGACGGCATGTTTTGAATTGCGCCAGTGGTGCTTTGCTTTGCCGTAgtttgtaaaaaaaaactcttTCGGACGACGTATTCTCATGCTACACCAGTAATTGGCGTCATTGACCATATATTTTGCACCAGTGTATATCCAAAGCCTTTATTGGAAAATCGctctttaaagaaaaaaaacttgtTCACTTACATGCGCGCATTTTGATGTACGTAACACTGCAATAGACTGGGTGGTATATATAGATCATATTTTAGTAGACGCACGCGGGCGATTATAACGAAAGCATTTCCCTTTGTTAGCAAACAACATATCCTTAGCTTCACCCTGCCAATACTGATAGTTTATTCGCTATCTTGGCGCTACCATAcacgattttttttcaatgttcCTCGTATATACGGGACAGGGTTCGGGGTTTTGGTGGCAGGagagaaaagtaaaaaaaatgagagGCACGAGTTTAAATTTTGCCAACGAAATGTTCTGCCCTTTTTGTCATTACTGCTCGAACCACTGATGTTTCAAACGAAGTGGACATAGAGTAAATAGGAAGCGCTGACAACCAATTCATCGAGAATTTTCTTAGAATTGTGTTTGCTAGGTTATCTTCGagacaaagaaagaagaaaataaaagcaaataaCACATCATAACGCTATGGGTAAGTTTCCAGCTCCAAAAAACGATTTGATATTGAGAGCCGCAAAGGGTGAAAAAGTCGAGAGACCGCCATGCTGGATTATGCGCCAAGCAGGCCGTTACCTGCCTGAATATCAtgaagtgaaaaataaccgtgatttctttcaaacttgTAGGGATGCGGAAATCGCTTCTGAGATTACTATCCAGCCCGTGAGACGCTATAGGGGCCTCATTGATGCTGCTATTATTTTCAGTGATATTTTAGTTATTCCGCAAGCCATGGGTATGAGGGTTGAAATGCTTGAAGGTAAAGGTCCACATTTCCCAGAACCTTTAAGAAATCCGGAAGACCTCCAGGCCGTGTTGGACTACAAGGTTGACGTTTTGAAAGAGTTAGATTGGGCTTTTAAGGCAATCACTATGACAAGGATCAAGTTAGATGGTGAGGTGCCCTTATTTGGCTTTTGCGGGGGGCCCTGGACCCTAATGGTTTATATGACGGAAGGCGGCGGATCACGTCTTTTCAGATTTGCCAAACAGTGGATTAACATGTATCCAGAGCTCTCTCATAATttattacaaaaaattactgATGTTGCCGTGGAGTTTTTGAGTCAGCAAGTGGTGGCGGGTGCTCAAATATTACAAGTTTTTGAGAGTTGGGGTGGCGAACTTTCGTCTGTggattttgatgaattctCCCTACCATACCTAAGGCAGATTGCTGAAAGAGTACCTAAGAGATTGCAAGAATTGGGCATTTTGGAACACATTCCTATGATAGTTTTTGCAAAAGGGTCATGGTATGCGTTAGACAAGCTATGCGATTCAGGATTTGATGTTGTTTCTTTGGACTGGTCCTGGGACCCAAGGGAAGCAGTGAAGGTAAACAACAATCGTGTCACCTTGCAAGGCAACCTTGATCCTGGTGTCATGTATGGTTCTAAAGAGGTAATAACGAAGAAAGTTAAACAAATGATTGAGGCTTTTGGGGGTGGAAAGTCCCGCTACATCGTTAACTTTGGTCACGGTACCCACCCTTTTATGGATCCAGACGTCATCAAGTTTTTCTTGGAGGAGTGCCATAGAATTGGTTCGCTGTAGTGGCGGAAATATTGTTTCGTATAGTGCTACAGATGAAAGTATATACATGTATGTAAATAAAATCTTCCTCACAAGGTTAAAAAAAGGTGGCgttgtatttttcttgaggTTCTGTATTGGaatcattaatttttttttttttatgtatttatttttttgcaggTTCTCGAAATGGATAGTGACAAAATCTTGAgtggaaaataaaagatgaagGAATATGAAAACTAATAAGGATGCGTATTGCTTTCTCTCCAAGGAAAAACAACTCGCAAAAGATCTGCACGGCCTGTTAGCAAAGCTA includes these proteins:
- the NRG1 gene encoding transcriptional regulator NRG1 (Transcriptional repressor~similar to YDR043C), producing MFYPHNYSNVNVSIMPVLPGISAFDRMPDEENVEINPERKYQTLLPVLTNSHVVENELKHKLNKTAFDFRYQTKSGEGSEKWEPKYLITPNLQTRSVSFDSSSVQYNSDSSEKSSLSQLNCNSSLIRQPENGVIPNDVYNKMANSRYSLKTRKQRTDPRNTLSDEEDLEQRRKYICKICARGFTTSGHLARHNRIHTGEKNHCCPYKGCTQRFSRHDNCLQHYRTHLKKGQ
- the HEM12 gene encoding uroporphyrinogen decarboxylase HEM12 (Uroporphyrinogen decarboxylase~similar to YDR047W); translation: MGKFPAPKNDLILRAAKGEKVERPPCWIMRQAGRYLPEYHEVKNNRDFFQTCRDAEIASEITIQPVRRYRGLIDAAIIFSDILVIPQAMGMRVEMLEGKGPHFPEPLRNPEDLQAVLDYKVDVLKELDWAFKAITMTRIKLDGEVPLFGFCGGPWTLMVYMTEGGGSRLFRFAKQWINMYPELSHNLLQKITDVAVEFLSQQVVAGAQILQVFESWGGELSSVDFDEFSLPYLRQIAERVPKRLQELGILEHIPMIVFAKGSWYALDKLCDSGFDVVSLDWSWDPREAVKVNNNRVTLQGNLDPGVMYGSKEVITKKVKQMIEAFGGGKSRYIVNFGHGTHPFMDPDVIKFFLEECHRIGSL
- the BAP3 gene encoding amino acid transporter BAP3 (Amino acid permease~similar to YDR046C); the encoded protein is MPDPIVTSSKMEKTAEFEVTDSALYNNFNTSTTASLTPEVKEHSEESRDGLVHRFVNSFRRAESQRLEEDNDLEDGTRSMKSNNHLKKSMKSRHVVMMSLGTGIGTGLLVANAKGLSLAGPGSLVIGYVMVSFVTYFMVQAAGEMGVTYPTLPGNFNAYNSIFISKSFGFATTWLFCIQWLTVLPLELITSSMTVKYWNDTINADVFIVIFYVFLLFIHFFGVKAYGETEFIFNSCKILMVAGFIILSVVINCGGAGVDGYIGGKYWRDPGSFADGNGATRFKGICFILVTAYFSFGGIELFVLSINEQSNPRKSTPVAAKRSVYRILIIYLLTMILIGFNVPHNNDQLMGSGGSATHASPYVLAASIHKVRVVPHIINAVILISVISVANSALYAAPRLMCSLAQQGYAPKFLNYIDREGRPLRALVVCSLVGVIGFVACSPQEEQAFTWLAAIAGLSELFTWSGIMLSHIRFRRAMKVQGRSLDEVGYKANTGIWGSYYGVFFNILVFMAQFWVALSPLGNGGKCDAQAFFESYLAAPLWIFMYVGYMVYKRDFTFLNPLDKIDLDFHRRVYDPEIMRQEDEENKERLKNSSIFFRIYKFWC
- the RPC11 gene encoding DNA-directed RNA polymerase III core subunit RPC11 (RNA polymerase III subunit C11~similar to YDR045C), encoding MLSFCPSCNNMLLITSGDSGVYTLACRSCPYEFPIEGIEIYDRKKLPRKEVDDVLGGGWDNVDQTKTQCPNYDTCGGESAYFFQLQIRSADEPMTTFYKCVNCGHRWKEN
- the HEM13 gene encoding coproporphyrinogen oxidase (Coproporphyrinogen III oxidase~similar to YDR044W) translates to MPAPQDPRNLPIRQQMEALIRRKQAEITQGLESIDTVKFHADTWTRGNDGGGGTSMVIQNGTTFEKGGVNVSVVYGQLSPAAVSAMKADHKNLSLPEDPKTGLPVTDGVKFFACGLSMVIHPVNPHAPTTHLNYRYFETWNQDGTPQTWWFGGGADLTPSYLYEEDGQLFHQLHKDALDKHDTALYPRFKKWCDEYFYITHRKETRGIGGIFFDDYDERDPQEILKMVEDCFDAFLPSYLTIVKRRKDMPYTKEEQQWQAIRRGRYVEFNLIYDRGTQFGLRTPGSRVESILMSLPEHASWLYNHHPAPGSREAKLLEVTTKPREWVK